A genomic stretch from Gammaproteobacteria bacterium includes:
- the ctaD gene encoding cytochrome c oxidase subunit I, producing the protein MSAVSTAHDTHGEHHPSGLWRWVTTTNHKDIGTLYLLFSLFMFFVGGSFAMVIRAELFKPGMQLVDPMFFNEMTTMHALVMIFGAIMPAFVGLANWMIPIMIGAPDMALPRMNNWSFWILPFAFTLLLGTLLMPGGGPAGGWTLYPPLSLQLGTGFPFVIFAVHMMGISSVMGAINIVVTILNLRAPKMTLLKMPLFVWSWFITAYLLIAVMPVLAGAVTMLLTDKYFGTSFFSAAGGGDPVMFQHIFWFFGHPEVYIMILPAFGIVSEIIPTFARKPLFGYESMVYAVASIAFLSFIVWAHHMFTVGMPLAGELFFMFTTMLIAVPTGVKVFNWTATLWKGSLTFETPMLFALAFLFLFTIGGFSGVMCAIVPVDFQYQDSYFVVAHFHYVLVTGAAFAIMGAAYYWLPKWTGHMYNETLGKWHFWMSAIWVNVLFFPQHFLGLAGMPRRIPDYPVQFTDLNMLSSIGGFMFGASQLIFLYVVISCIRGGAKAPAKPWDGAKGLEWHLSSPPPYHSFTTPPDAEIWTHPYRD; encoded by the coding sequence ATGAGCGCAGTTTCCACCGCCCACGACACCCATGGCGAGCACCACCCGAGCGGCCTGTGGCGCTGGGTGACGACCACCAACCACAAGGACATCGGCACGCTGTACCTCCTGTTCAGCCTGTTCATGTTCTTCGTCGGCGGCAGCTTCGCCATGGTGATCCGCGCCGAGCTGTTCAAGCCCGGCATGCAGCTCGTGGACCCCATGTTCTTCAACGAGATGACCACCATGCACGCGCTGGTGATGATCTTCGGTGCGATCATGCCGGCGTTCGTGGGCCTGGCGAACTGGATGATCCCGATCATGATCGGCGCGCCGGACATGGCGCTGCCGCGCATGAACAACTGGAGCTTCTGGATCCTGCCGTTCGCCTTCACCCTGCTGCTCGGCACGCTGCTGATGCCCGGCGGCGGCCCGGCCGGCGGCTGGACCCTGTACCCGCCGCTCTCCCTGCAGCTCGGCACCGGCTTCCCGTTCGTGATCTTCGCCGTGCACATGATGGGCATCAGCTCGGTGATGGGCGCCATCAACATCGTGGTGACCATCCTCAACCTGCGCGCGCCCAAGATGACGCTGCTGAAGATGCCGCTGTTCGTGTGGTCCTGGTTCATCACCGCCTACCTGCTGATCGCGGTGATGCCGGTGCTGGCCGGTGCGGTGACCATGCTGCTCACCGACAAGTACTTCGGCACCAGCTTCTTCAGCGCCGCCGGCGGCGGCGACCCGGTGATGTTCCAGCACATCTTCTGGTTCTTCGGGCACCCCGAGGTCTACATCATGATCCTGCCGGCCTTCGGCATCGTCTCGGAGATCATCCCGACCTTCGCGCGCAAGCCGCTGTTCGGCTACGAGTCCATGGTGTACGCAGTGGCCTCGATCGCGTTCCTCTCGTTCATCGTGTGGGCGCACCACATGTTCACGGTGGGCATGCCGCTCGCCGGCGAGCTGTTCTTCATGTTCACCACCATGCTCATCGCGGTGCCGACCGGCGTGAAGGTGTTCAACTGGACCGCCACGCTGTGGAAGGGTTCCCTGACCTTCGAGACGCCGATGCTGTTCGCGCTGGCGTTCCTGTTCCTGTTCACCATCGGCGGCTTCTCCGGCGTGATGTGCGCCATCGTGCCGGTGGACTTCCAGTACCAGGACAGCTACTTCGTGGTGGCGCACTTCCACTACGTGCTGGTGACCGGCGCGGCCTTCGCCATCATGGGCGCGGCCTACTACTGGCTGCCCAAGTGGACCGGCCACATGTACAACGAGACGCTCGGCAAGTGGCATTTCTGGATGAGCGCGATCTGGGTCAACGTGCTGTTCTTCCCGCAGCACTTCCTGGGCCTGGCCGGCATGCCGCGCCGCATCCCGGATTACCCGGTGCAGTTCACGGACCTCAACATGCTGTCGTCCATCGGCGGCTTCATGTTCGGCGCCTCGCAGCTCATCTTCCTGTACGTGGTGATCAGCTGCATCCGCGGCGGCGCGAAGGCGCCCGCCAAGCCGTGGGATGGCGCCAAGGGCCTCGAGTGGCACCTGTCCTCGCCGCCCCCGTACCACAGCTTCACCACGCCGCCGGATGCCGAGATCTGGACGCATCCTTACCGGGACTGA
- a CDS encoding cytochrome c oxidase assembly protein, translating to MSASPRRHRKLLLSLGGMLAGMFAFGFALVPLYNVVCRLTGLNGRGVETVASAYAGEVDEGRSVKVQFLSTVNSKLPFEFHPDAGALEVHPGELYGASFYAENRSGADVTAQAVATYAPGEAAKYVHKTECFCFSKESFGPHESRHMPVRFYIDPALPKDIGTVTISYTYYNVTPGHAPGA from the coding sequence GTGAGCGCCTCGCCCCGGCGCCACCGCAAGCTGCTGCTGAGCCTGGGCGGGATGCTGGCCGGCATGTTCGCCTTCGGCTTCGCGCTGGTGCCGCTCTACAACGTGGTGTGCCGGCTGACGGGATTGAACGGGCGGGGCGTGGAGACGGTGGCGTCGGCCTACGCCGGCGAGGTGGACGAGGGACGCAGCGTGAAGGTGCAGTTCCTGTCCACGGTGAACAGCAAGCTGCCGTTCGAGTTCCACCCGGACGCGGGCGCGCTCGAGGTGCACCCGGGCGAGCTGTACGGGGCCTCGTTCTACGCCGAGAACCGCAGCGGCGCGGACGTGACGGCCCAGGCGGTGGCCACCTACGCCCCGGGCGAGGCGGCCAAGTACGTGCACAAGACGGAGTGTTTCTGTTTCAGCAAGGAGAGTTTCGGGCCCCATGAGTCCAGGCACATGCCGGTGCGTTTCTACATCGACCCGGCGCTGCCCAAGGACATCGGCACCGTGACCATCTCCTATACGTATTACAACGTGACGCCCGGGCACGCGCCCGGGGCGTAA
- the bioF gene encoding 8-amino-7-oxononanoate synthase translates to MDASQRLDELLAPELEALKQKSLYRLRRLIEGPQGPELTADGRPLLNFSSNDYLGLAADPRLAEAAKRGLDRYGTGSGAAHLVTGHSTAHHALEEELASFCGRPRALLFSSGYMANLGIACALVGRGDRVFEDRLNHASMLDAGLLSGAAFSRYAHGNAVSLERELEEGKGRTLVLTDGVFSMDGDVAPLPALAKAADRHGAHLAVDDAHGFGVIGAGGRGSLEHHGLGPAEVPVYMATLGKACGCFGAFVAGSEVLVESLIQGARTYIYTTATPAALAEANRAALKLVATETWRRDHLNELIARFRDGASDLGLKLMESTTPIQPLVVGEPDRALELSTRLKERGLLVAAIRPPTVPTGTARLRITLTAAHTQAQVDRLLEALKAAST, encoded by the coding sequence ATGGACGCGTCGCAGCGACTCGATGAGCTGCTGGCTCCTGAACTCGAGGCGCTGAAGCAGAAGTCCCTCTACCGCCTGCGGCGGCTCATCGAAGGGCCGCAGGGACCGGAGCTCACGGCCGACGGCCGGCCGCTTCTGAACTTCTCCAGCAACGACTACCTGGGGCTCGCCGCCGACCCGCGCCTCGCGGAAGCCGCCAAGCGCGGGCTGGACCGCTACGGCACCGGTTCCGGCGCCGCCCACCTCGTCACCGGCCACAGCACCGCCCACCACGCGCTCGAAGAGGAGCTGGCCTCGTTCTGCGGCCGGCCGCGGGCGCTGCTCTTCTCCAGCGGCTACATGGCGAACCTCGGCATCGCCTGCGCCCTCGTGGGCCGCGGCGACCGGGTGTTCGAGGACCGCCTGAACCACGCCTCCATGCTGGATGCCGGCCTGCTCTCGGGCGCGGCGTTCTCCCGCTACGCCCACGGCAACGCCGTCTCGCTCGAGCGTGAGCTGGAGGAGGGCAAGGGCCGCACGCTGGTCCTCACGGACGGCGTGTTCAGCATGGACGGCGACGTGGCGCCGCTGCCGGCGCTGGCGAAGGCCGCGGACCGGCACGGCGCGCATCTCGCCGTGGACGACGCCCATGGCTTCGGCGTCATCGGTGCCGGCGGGCGCGGCAGCCTGGAGCACCACGGCCTCGGTCCCGCGGAAGTGCCGGTATACATGGCGACCCTGGGCAAGGCCTGCGGCTGCTTCGGCGCCTTCGTGGCAGGCAGCGAGGTGCTGGTGGAGAGCCTGATCCAGGGCGCGCGCACTTATATATATACGACCGCCACCCCCGCGGCCCTCGCGGAGGCGAACCGTGCTGCCTTGAAGCTCGTCGCGACCGAGACTTGGCGGAGGGATCACTTGAATGAGTTGATCGCGCGCTTCCGCGACGGCGCTTCCGATCTCGGCCTCAAGCTCATGGAATCCACCACGCCCATCCAGCCCCTGGTGGTGGGCGAGCCGGACAGGGCACTCGAGCTTTCCACGCGGCTCAAGGAGCGGGGTTTGCTGGTGGCGGCGATCCGCCCGCCCACGGTGCCCACCGGCACGGCGCGCCTGCGCATCACCCTCACTGCCGCCCACACCCAGGCTCAGGTGGATCGCTTGCTGGAAGCATTGAAGGCGGCGAGCACATGA
- the bioH gene encoding pimeloyl-ACP methyl ester esterase BioH → MSPALYMETQGQGPDLLLLHGWGLHGGVWDTLMPRLTPHLRVTRLDLPGHGRSRHVPMPHSLTELTLQTMAPVPPGAVVLGWSLGGLVALEAALRMPQRLRGLVLVNTTPRFVATEDWLLAMPPELLQEFATGLAQDYKETLQRFLSLQVRGDEAARASLRQLRDALFAHGEPDTASLATGLQILGDSDLRPKLRDVDLPTLVIAGGYDRLTPAAAGEYMAEHIPGARLEVFPKSAHAPFLSHADAFSESLLDFVHKLKAAA, encoded by the coding sequence ATGAGCCCGGCTCTCTATATGGAGACGCAGGGGCAAGGGCCGGACCTCCTGCTGCTGCACGGCTGGGGCCTGCACGGCGGCGTGTGGGACACGCTCATGCCCAGGCTCACCCCTCATCTGCGCGTCACGCGCCTGGACCTGCCGGGTCACGGCCGCAGCCGCCACGTGCCCATGCCTCATTCCCTGACGGAACTCACGCTGCAGACCATGGCGCCGGTGCCGCCGGGCGCGGTGGTGCTGGGCTGGTCGCTCGGCGGCCTCGTGGCCCTGGAAGCGGCGTTGCGTATGCCCCAGCGCCTGCGGGGTCTCGTGCTCGTGAATACCACGCCGCGTTTCGTCGCCACGGAAGACTGGCTCCTCGCCATGCCGCCCGAACTGCTGCAGGAGTTCGCCACCGGCCTGGCGCAGGACTACAAGGAGACGCTGCAGCGCTTCCTGTCACTCCAGGTCCGGGGTGACGAAGCCGCCCGTGCCTCGTTGCGCCAGCTTCGGGACGCGCTGTTCGCCCATGGCGAACCGGATACCGCGAGCCTCGCCACGGGCCTTCAGATATTGGGGGACTCGGACCTTCGTCCGAAGCTCAGGGACGTGGACCTGCCGACGCTGGTGATCGCGGGCGGTTATGACCGGCTCACGCCCGCGGCCGCCGGCGAATACATGGCGGAGCACATCCCCGGCGCGCGGCTGGAGGTGTTCCCCAAGAGCGCCCATGCTCCCTTCCTCTCGCACGCGGATGCGTTCAGCGAATCGCTGCTGGACTTCGTGCACAAGCTGAAGGCGGCCGCATGA
- the coxB gene encoding cytochrome c oxidase subunit II, with protein sequence MGFHTIKNAARAAILLGLGLAAGLAQAQPADSLYNTPVGVTPTSHEVYGLHMMVFYWCVGIGVVVFGVMIIALFKFRRSKGAQAANFHDSTFLEIAWTIVPVIILVAMAIPAAKTLVRMADASDPDMSIKITGYQWKWQYDYLQDGFSFFSMLAKTSDEASQLDSGIDPKSVDNYLRDVDHPLVVPTGEKIRLLLTSDDVIHSWWMPDFGGKTDANPGFVNLTWIKVEEPGVYRGACAELCGRWHGFMPIVVVAKSPEDYAKWVGAMKAAGGKYVSPYDGSLEDNGSPVVFGATSYNDVMGTPAGAPVPAGTTVSTPVLDKAPARTPAAPPAPAWDMATAMDKGKQVYAANCASCHMPDGKGNPALGAKPIAGSPIANGPLALHLQTVMKGKGIMPAWQNMLSDADLAAVITFERNSFGNHKGDLVRPDDVKAAR encoded by the coding sequence ATGGGTTTCCACACAATCAAGAACGCGGCCCGCGCCGCCATCCTCCTCGGGCTCGGCCTCGCCGCCGGCCTCGCCCAAGCCCAGCCGGCTGACAGCCTCTACAACACCCCGGTCGGCGTGACGCCGACCAGCCACGAGGTCTACGGCCTCCACATGATGGTGTTCTACTGGTGCGTGGGCATCGGCGTGGTGGTGTTCGGCGTGATGATCATCGCGCTGTTCAAGTTCCGCAGGTCCAAGGGCGCCCAGGCCGCCAACTTCCACGACAGCACCTTCCTCGAGATCGCCTGGACCATCGTGCCGGTGATCATCCTGGTGGCGATGGCGATCCCCGCCGCCAAGACCCTGGTGCGCATGGCCGACGCCAGCGACCCGGACATGAGCATCAAGATCACCGGCTACCAGTGGAAGTGGCAGTACGACTACCTGCAGGACGGCTTCAGCTTCTTCAGCATGCTGGCCAAGACCAGCGACGAGGCGAGCCAGCTCGATTCCGGCATCGACCCGAAGAGCGTCGACAACTACCTGCGCGACGTGGACCACCCGCTGGTGGTGCCGACCGGCGAGAAGATCCGCCTGCTGCTCACCTCCGACGACGTGATCCACTCCTGGTGGATGCCGGACTTCGGCGGCAAGACCGATGCGAACCCCGGCTTCGTGAACCTCACCTGGATCAAGGTGGAGGAGCCCGGCGTGTACCGCGGCGCCTGCGCCGAGCTCTGCGGCCGCTGGCACGGCTTCATGCCGATCGTGGTGGTGGCCAAGTCCCCCGAGGACTACGCCAAGTGGGTCGGCGCCATGAAGGCCGCCGGTGGCAAGTACGTGAGCCCCTATGACGGCTCCCTCGAGGACAACGGCAGCCCGGTGGTGTTCGGCGCCACCAGCTACAACGACGTGATGGGCACCCCGGCCGGCGCGCCGGTGCCCGCCGGCACCACCGTCTCGACTCCGGTGCTGGACAAGGCCCCCGCCAGGACGCCCGCGGCGCCTCCGGCCCCGGCCTGGGATATGGCCACCGCCATGGACAAGGGCAAGCAGGTCTACGCCGCGAACTGCGCCAGCTGCCACATGCCGGACGGCAAGGGCAACCCGGCGCTGGGCGCCAAGCCCATCGCGGGCAGCCCCATCGCGAACGGCCCGCTGGCCCTGCACCTGCAGACCGTCATGAAGGGCAAGGGCATCATGCCCGCGTGGCAGAACATGCTGAGCGACGCGGACCTGGCCGCGGTGATCACCTTCGAGCGCAACTCATTCGGCAACCACAAGGGCGACCTGGTGAGGCCGGATGACGTCAAGGCCGCACGCTGA
- the bioB gene encoding biotin synthase BioB yields the protein MSAVMPTAPDVRNDWTLAEVQGLFALPFNDLLFRAQSVHRRHFEPNTVQVSTLLSIKTGACPEDCAYCPQSARYDTGLKAEKLMCVDDVVAKAKIARDAGATRFCMGAAYRSPKDKDLDQIAGMIKGVRSLGMETCCTLGMLTRGQAQKLADAGLDYYNHNIDTSAEYYKDIISTRSFQDRLDTLENVREAGMHVCCGGIVGMGEQKEDRAKMLHTLATLPEHPESVPINQLVQVEGTPLDGTEPIDPFDFIRVIAVARILMPKAHVRLSAGRSEMHDEMQALAFLAGANSIFYGEKLLTTGNPDMEKDRALFARLGIKPEELKERSGTAHLDITADEHGRVAATR from the coding sequence ATGTCAGCCGTCATGCCCACCGCGCCGGATGTCCGCAACGACTGGACCTTGGCCGAGGTGCAGGGGCTGTTTGCCCTTCCTTTCAATGACCTATTGTTCCGCGCCCAGTCGGTGCACCGCCGCCACTTCGAGCCGAACACGGTGCAGGTCTCGACCCTGCTCTCCATCAAGACCGGCGCCTGTCCGGAGGATTGCGCCTACTGCCCCCAGAGCGCGCGCTACGACACCGGTCTCAAGGCCGAGAAGCTGATGTGCGTGGACGACGTGGTGGCGAAGGCGAAGATCGCCCGCGACGCCGGCGCCACGCGCTTCTGCATGGGCGCCGCCTACCGCTCGCCGAAGGACAAGGATCTCGACCAGATTGCCGGCATGATCAAGGGCGTGCGGAGCTTAGGCATGGAGACCTGCTGCACGCTGGGCATGCTGACCCGCGGGCAGGCGCAGAAGCTCGCGGACGCGGGGCTCGACTACTACAACCACAACATCGACACCTCCGCCGAGTACTACAAGGACATCATCTCCACCCGCAGCTTCCAGGACCGGCTCGACACGCTCGAGAACGTGCGCGAGGCGGGCATGCACGTCTGTTGCGGCGGTATCGTCGGCATGGGCGAGCAGAAGGAAGACCGCGCCAAGATGCTGCACACGCTGGCCACGCTGCCGGAGCACCCGGAGAGCGTGCCCATCAACCAGCTGGTGCAGGTGGAGGGCACGCCGCTCGACGGCACCGAGCCCATCGATCCGTTCGATTTCATCCGTGTCATAGCGGTGGCGCGCATCCTCATGCCCAAGGCCCACGTGCGCCTGTCCGCCGGCCGCAGCGAGATGCACGACGAGATGCAGGCGCTGGCGTTCTTAGCCGGCGCGAACTCCATCTTCTACGGTGAGAAGCTCCTGACCACCGGCAACCCGGACATGGAGAAGGACCGCGCGCTGTTCGCGCGGCTCGGCATCAAGCCCGAGGAGCTGAAGGAGCGGAGCGGCACCGCGCACCTGGACATCACCGCGGACGAGCATGGACGCGTCGCAGCGACTCGATGA
- a CDS encoding SURF1 family protein, translated as MRLSLGKSFRPGLWPTLAMLVLCALFLRLSWWQWQRGEYKRELLAGYAEQAKRPPVSLDALLADPTLESFPAYLKVSATGSYDSARQVLLQDIPRDAGVGYEVLTPFLMQGQVIAMVDRGWVPADTQGRAPDVAVSTAPRRIEASIGTLPVPGIKLGTPASPAAGWPKLMFYPDSHALLTLYGPRLMTPVLKLDPAQPDGYARQAVLDVGLTPARHQGYAFQWLMLALAVFTVWLVVNLRRTRRQA; from the coding sequence TTGCGCCTGAGCCTCGGCAAATCCTTCCGTCCGGGCCTGTGGCCGACCCTGGCCATGCTGGTCCTCTGCGCCCTGTTCCTGCGCCTGTCCTGGTGGCAGTGGCAGCGGGGCGAGTACAAGCGCGAGCTCCTGGCGGGCTATGCAGAGCAGGCGAAGCGCCCACCGGTATCGCTGGATGCGCTGCTGGCGGATCCCACGCTCGAGAGCTTCCCGGCCTACCTCAAGGTCAGCGCCACCGGGAGCTACGACAGCGCGCGCCAGGTGTTGCTGCAGGACATTCCCCGCGACGCAGGAGTCGGCTACGAGGTGCTGACGCCGTTCCTGATGCAGGGCCAAGTGATCGCGATGGTGGATCGGGGTTGGGTGCCGGCGGACACCCAGGGCAGGGCGCCGGACGTCGCCGTAAGCACGGCGCCGCGCCGCATCGAGGCCAGCATCGGCACGCTGCCGGTGCCGGGCATCAAGCTGGGGACACCGGCATCCCCCGCGGCAGGCTGGCCCAAGCTCATGTTCTATCCGGACAGCCACGCGCTCCTGACCCTGTACGGTCCCAGGCTCATGACGCCGGTGCTGAAGCTGGATCCCGCGCAGCCCGACGGCTACGCGCGGCAGGCGGTGCTGGACGTGGGGCTCACCCCCGCGCGGCACCAGGGTTACGCGTTCCAGTGGCTGATGCTGGCCCTGGCGGTGTTCACGGTGTGGCTGGTGGTGAACCTGCGCCGCACGAGGAGACAGGCATGA
- a CDS encoding twin transmembrane helix small protein, giving the protein MLPRLIIVAILLAILASLFSGMYFMLKDRGQSQRNVKALSIRIGLSLLLFALLIAAYFMGWIQPNSVHP; this is encoded by the coding sequence ATGCTGCCACGCCTCATCATCGTCGCCATCCTGCTTGCCATCCTCGCCAGCCTGTTCTCGGGCATGTACTTCATGCTGAAGGACCGGGGCCAGTCCCAGCGCAACGTGAAGGCGCTCTCGATCCGCATCGGCCTGTCGCTGCTCTTGTTCGCCCTGCTCATCGCCGCGTACTTCATGGGCTGGATCCAGCCTAATTCGGTGCATCCTTAG
- a CDS encoding cytochrome c oxidase subunit 3: MSVHVTAGYDKSHYYVPHGSHWPIVGSIGLFTTLAGAALWMEDVAFGEMLFPVGLLIILVMMFGWFGTVIRESEGGAYNEQVDRSFRWGMTWFIFSEVMFFAAFFGALFYARQFSLPWLGGVGKNLFTNLLLWHGYEPAWPTNGPAGVGGAFKAMEALGIPALNTAILLTSGLTVTIAHWGLKAGQRGKLKLFLLFTVLLGFTFVFMQAHEYIDAYNKQNLTLGSGIYGSTFFMLTGFHGLHVTIGAIMLTVILGRSMRGHFEPHHHFAFEAVSWYWHFVDVVWLGLYIFVYWL, encoded by the coding sequence ATGTCAGTCCATGTCACCGCCGGCTATGACAAGAGCCACTACTACGTGCCGCACGGCAGCCATTGGCCGATCGTCGGCTCCATCGGCCTGTTCACCACGCTGGCGGGCGCGGCGCTGTGGATGGAGGACGTGGCGTTCGGCGAGATGCTGTTCCCGGTGGGCCTGCTCATCATCCTGGTGATGATGTTCGGCTGGTTCGGCACCGTGATCCGCGAGAGCGAGGGCGGCGCCTACAACGAGCAGGTGGACCGCTCCTTCCGCTGGGGCATGACCTGGTTCATCTTCTCCGAGGTCATGTTCTTCGCCGCCTTCTTCGGCGCGCTGTTCTACGCCCGGCAGTTCTCGCTGCCCTGGCTCGGCGGCGTGGGCAAGAACCTCTTCACCAACCTCCTGCTGTGGCACGGCTACGAGCCGGCTTGGCCCACCAACGGCCCCGCCGGCGTCGGCGGCGCGTTCAAGGCCATGGAGGCGCTCGGCATCCCGGCGCTCAACACCGCCATCCTGCTCACCTCGGGCCTGACCGTGACCATCGCCCACTGGGGCCTCAAGGCCGGCCAGCGCGGCAAGCTCAAGCTGTTCCTGCTGTTCACGGTGCTGCTGGGCTTCACCTTCGTGTTCATGCAGGCGCACGAGTACATCGATGCCTACAACAAGCAGAACCTGACCCTGGGTTCGGGTATCTACGGCTCGACCTTCTTCATGCTGACCGGCTTCCACGGCCTGCACGTCACCATCGGCGCCATCATGCTGACGGTGATCCTGGGCCGTTCCATGCGCGGCCACTTCGAGCCGCACCACCACTTCGCGTTCGAGGCGGTGAGCTGGTACTGGCACTTCGTGGACGTGGTGTGGTTGGGCCTGTACATCTTCGTGTACTGGCTCTAA
- the bioC gene encoding malonyl-ACP O-methyltransferase BioC, with protein sequence MSAADEFSLETGRVGASFDRAARDYDAAAFLQKEVSERLLERLDLTTLTPARVLDVGCGTGRPTRQLLKRYPKAEVVGVDLAPGMIAVAESHQPWFGKKARYLCAEASDVPLPDASCDLVYASLLLQWCEDLDRTLLEWRRLLKPHGLLLFSTLGPDTLKELRAAWSAVDGFNHVNRFLDMHDVGDALIRAGFVEPVMDVEHMLLTYEDARGLMRDLKAIGAHNVTGGRRRGLMGRGRLAAFGAAYEKFRHEGRLPATYEVVYGTAWAPKFMPTAALKGDAQGRANAAGGRKP encoded by the coding sequence ATGAGCGCGGCGGACGAGTTCTCCCTGGAGACCGGCCGCGTCGGCGCGTCCTTCGACCGCGCGGCCCGCGACTACGACGCCGCCGCCTTCCTGCAGAAGGAAGTGAGCGAGCGGCTGCTGGAGCGGCTCGACCTCACCACCCTCACGCCTGCGCGGGTGCTGGACGTGGGCTGCGGCACCGGCCGGCCCACCCGGCAACTGCTGAAGCGCTACCCGAAGGCAGAAGTCGTCGGAGTGGATCTCGCCCCCGGAATGATCGCCGTGGCGGAGTCCCACCAGCCTTGGTTCGGGAAGAAGGCGCGTTATCTCTGTGCCGAGGCCTCGGATGTGCCGCTGCCGGATGCGAGCTGCGACCTCGTGTACGCGAGCTTGCTGCTGCAGTGGTGCGAGGACCTGGACAGGACGCTCCTGGAATGGCGGCGCCTGCTCAAGCCCCATGGCCTCTTGCTCTTCAGCACCCTCGGTCCCGACACGCTCAAGGAACTGCGCGCGGCCTGGAGCGCGGTGGACGGCTTCAACCACGTGAACCGCTTCCTGGACATGCACGATGTGGGCGACGCGCTCATCCGAGCCGGTTTCGTGGAACCGGTGATGGACGTGGAGCACATGCTGCTCACCTATGAAGACGCGCGCGGCCTGATGCGCGACCTCAAGGCCATCGGCGCCCACAACGTCACCGGGGGGCGCCGGCGCGGACTCATGGGCCGCGGCCGGCTCGCCGCCTTCGGCGCGGCCTACGAGAAGTTCCGACACGAGGGACGCCTGCCCGCCACCTATGAAGTGGTGTACGGCACCGCCTGGGCGCCCAAGTTCATGCCCACCGCGGCGCTGAAGGGCGACGCACAGGGACGTGCTAATGCCGCGGGAGGCAGGAAGCCGTGA
- the bioD gene encoding dethiobiotin synthase has translation MSGAGSIKGFFVTGTDTGMGKTRVSAGLLKALAASGLKTVGMKPVASGAEMTPEGLRNEDALALRSAASLKRPYELVNPYCFAPPVAPHLAAREAGVEIALEPLRDAYRELCRGADAVVVEGVGGWQVPLSGTLELPDLARELELPVVLVVGLRLGCLNHAFLTARALRADGLELAGWVANAIDSHFQRPEANLATLAAGLGAPLLGQLPYAPKARAEDAAAALARACEALA, from the coding sequence GTGAGCGGCGCGGGCTCAATCAAGGGCTTCTTCGTCACCGGGACCGACACCGGCATGGGCAAGACCCGCGTGAGCGCGGGCCTGCTCAAGGCGCTCGCGGCGTCGGGACTCAAGACCGTGGGCATGAAGCCCGTGGCCAGCGGCGCGGAAATGACGCCGGAAGGCCTGCGCAACGAGGATGCCCTCGCGCTCCGGTCCGCCGCTTCCCTCAAGCGGCCCTATGAACTCGTGAACCCCTATTGCTTCGCGCCGCCGGTGGCGCCACATCTCGCGGCACGGGAGGCGGGCGTGGAGATCGCGCTGGAGCCCTTGCGGGATGCCTACCGGGAACTCTGCCGGGGTGCCGACGCGGTGGTGGTGGAAGGGGTGGGCGGCTGGCAGGTGCCCCTCTCCGGCACGTTGGAACTGCCCGACCTCGCCCGCGAGCTCGAACTGCCTGTGGTGCTGGTGGTGGGGTTGCGCTTAGGGTGCCTCAACCATGCATTCCTGACGGCGCGGGCGCTGCGCGCCGACGGGCTGGAACTCGCCGGCTGGGTGGCGAACGCCATTGATTCCCATTTCCAGCGGCCGGAGGCGAACCTCGCCACGCTCGCGGCGGGACTCGGAGCGCCCCTCCTGGGTCAGCTCCCGTATGCGCCGAAAGCGCGCGCCGAGGACGCCGCCGCGGCGCTCGCCAGGGCCTGCGAAGCGCTCGCCTGA